Proteins encoded together in one Caulobacter sp. X window:
- a CDS encoding RES family NAD+ phosphorylase codes for MILHRFYTKPFEPIFFDTRPTSRFNAPDASFGALYAAEHPDGGFVETFLRTPGRRMVDMALVQSKGYVQLEVGRPLTLAHMDGPGLAILGATATVTHGDVPYDVAQDWAKALYDHPARYDGIAYSSRHDPFETCYAIFNRAEDAITETARLSDLDIDWFWLIAEKYNAARPS; via the coding sequence GTGATCCTGCACCGGTTCTACACAAAGCCCTTTGAGCCGATCTTCTTCGACACCCGTCCCACAAGCCGGTTCAACGCGCCTGACGCAAGCTTCGGGGCCCTGTACGCGGCTGAACACCCGGACGGCGGATTTGTCGAAACCTTCCTCCGGACGCCTGGGCGCCGGATGGTCGACATGGCGCTCGTGCAGTCCAAGGGCTATGTCCAGCTAGAGGTGGGGCGCCCGCTCACGCTCGCGCATATGGACGGGCCGGGCCTGGCAATTCTCGGTGCGACGGCCACCGTCACTCACGGTGACGTACCCTATGACGTCGCACAAGACTGGGCAAAAGCGTTGTACGATCATCCGGCGCGATACGACGGCATTGCTTACAGTTCTCGCCACGATCCCTTCGAGACCTGCTACGCGATCTTCAACCGCGCGGAAGACGCCATTACCGAGACAGCCAGACTATCCGACCTCGACATAGACTGGTTCTGGCTCATCGCGGAAAAATACAACGCGGCGCGGCCATCCTGA